Proteins from a single region of Scatophagus argus isolate fScaArg1 chromosome 23, fScaArg1.pri, whole genome shotgun sequence:
- the LOC124054586 gene encoding RLA class II histocompatibility antigen, DP alpha-1 chain-like — MKMMKMMKMMVVLVLSCVLCVSADSQHEDLAIGGCSASDGEEMTSVDGEEKWYADFINKRGVEPQPSFIDHVSCPGCYEQAVANQQICRDNLQKALRALKNPPVELDPPSSPIVYTRDDVEVGQKNVLICHVTGFYPAPVNVSWTKNGVQVTEGTSINVPFPNKDGSFRQTSRLEFVPQQGDMYSCTVRHRALDQPLTRIWDVEVKQPGVGPAVFCGLGLTVGLLGVAAGTFFLIKGNECS, encoded by the exons atgaagatgatgaagatgatgaagatgatggtggTCCTCGTCCTctcctgtgtcctctgtgtctcagcTGACA gtCAACATGAGGACCTCGCTATCGGTGGCTGTTCAGCCTCTGATGGAGAGGAGATGACCAGTGTGGATGGTGAAGAGAAGTGGTACGCAGACTTCATCAACAAGAGAGGAGTGGAGCCTCAGCCCAGCTTCATAGATCATGTAAGCTGCCCAGGATGTTATGAACAGGCTGTGGCTAATCAACAGATCTGCAGAGACAACCTGCAGAAGGCTCTCCGAGCTCTCAAAAACCCTCCAGTTGAACTCG ATCCTCCTTCCAGTCCGATTGTCTACACCAGAGACGACGTGGAGGTGGGACAGAAGAACGTCCTGATCTGTCATGTGACTGGTTTCTATCCTGCTCCTGTAAACGTCTCCTGGACAAAGAACGGAGTCCAGGTGACTGAAGGAACCAGCATCAACGTTCCCTTCCCCAACAAAGACGGCAGCTTCAGGCAGACCTCCAGACTGGAGTTCGTCCCACAGCAGGGAGACATGTACAGCTGCACAGTGAGACATCGGGCCCTGGACCAGCCTCTGACCAGGATCTGGG ATGTGGAGGTGAAGCAGCCCGGTGTTGGACCTGCAGTTTTCTGTGGACTCGGTCTGACTGTCGGTCTGCTCGGTGTGGCTGCTGGGACCTTCTTCCTCATCAAAGGAAACGAATGCAGCTGA
- the LOC124054576 gene encoding transferrin receptor protein 2-like isoform X3 produces the protein MVTLLSLQAPSVGEEKEQVGGAQRLELRLVTSEAEEEAELSSDITALMQQYHHGYRKACVFLCVCGVVVFTTAFLLAYAVFGGRCHGSQVEGQEEDEQQPPAGGGAGLYLGDLRVMMRRLLQDEDIHNTVSCDECVCVCVCVCVSRVSRASHPPGSAEGMALASEVLQRFRQLQMDHTWTESLYATLQFPHRSQKSSLWLVDSAGLISEQIPLNPSDFCPYSATGSTTGGVVFANYGRPQDFNWLRSAGVSVVGCVVVMRVGGGVSFAEKVGLAERNGAGGALIYPDPADLPQDPQRLGLNTHTAVSEHVHLGSGDPFTPGFPSFNHTQFPSIQSSGLPLIPVLPVSASVATKLLSQLSGPPCPSSWRSRLPYVCCVVGPDFSSGRRVKMAVNNVMTPVLLNNIFSSLEGRIEPDQYIILGAQRDSLGPGAVKSGVGTAILLELARTFSAMVKSGKTHLKTGFSPRRSLLFVSWDAGDFGNVGATEWLEGYLSMLHLKAVAYFSLDQAVMGDDVLSAYSSPLLVDLLDAAIRQVEHPKHAGQTIHSQAEREGGSWRIMKPLYLNSGAYTFTAFAGVPAVELRFTEERPYPFVNTPMDSTSRLQEVLGGRLGITGRSLGQLVGEMVLRLAHDHILPLRITSYAKTVLQFSAQLIKHSAELQRFVSSVGLQCQRRLQSSS, from the exons ATGGTTACACTGCTCTCCCTCCAGGCTCCCTCAGTGggtgaagagaaagaacaggTGGGAGGAGCTCAGAGGCTGGAGCTCAGGCTTGTGACAtcagaggctgaggaggaggcggagctgagcagtgacatcacagcgTTGATGCAGCAGTATCACCATGGTTACCGGAAGGCCTgcgtgttcctgtgtgtgtgtggagtcgTAGTCTTCAccacag CGTTCCTACTGGCCTACGCTGTGTTTGGTGGGCGGTGCCACGGCTCCCAGGtggaggggcaggaggaggatgagcagCAACCACCTGCAGGCGGGGGGGCGGGGCTTTACCTGGGTGATCTGAGAGTGATGATGAGGAGGCTTCTGCAGGATGAAGACATCCACAACACAGTCAG CTgtgacgagtgtgtgtgtgtgtgtgtatgtgtgtgtgtcagtcgGGTCAGCAGAGCGAGTCATCCTCCAGGCTCCGCTGAGGGGATGGCGCTGGCCTCCGAGGTCCTCCAGCGCttcagacagctgcagatggACCACACCTGGACCGAGTCACTGTACGCCACGCTGCAGTTCCCCCACAG gtcTCAGAAGAGCTCTCTGTGGCTGGTGGACTCTGCAGGACTGATCTCAGAGCAGATTCCTCTGAACCCATCTGACTTCTGTCCATACAGCGCCACAGGAAGTACCACG gggGGCGTGGTCTTCGCCAATTACGGCCGCCCACAGGATTTTAATTGGCTGAGGAGTGCAGGTGTGTCTGTGGTTGGCTGTGTGGTGGTGATGCGTGTTGGGGGCGGGGTTAGTTTCGCTGAGAAGGTCGGATTGGCTGAGAGGAACGGAGCGGGCGGAGCTTTGATCTACCCCGACCCCGCCGACCTGCCACAGGACCCCCAACGCCTCGGACTCAACACACACACCGCCGTGTCTgaacat GTCCACTTGGGGTCAGGTGACCCCTTCACCCCTGGCTTCCCTTCCTTCAACCATACTCAGTTCCCGTCCATCCAGTCCTCCGGGCTGCCACTCATTCCAGTCCTGCCAGTCAGTGCATCTGTAGCCACCAAGCTGCTCAG CCAGCTGTCAGGTCCGCCCTGTCCTTCGTCGTGGCGGAGTCGGCTGCCATATGTGTGCTGCGTGGTCGGCCCAGACTTCAGCTCTGGACGCAGAGTCAAGATGGCGGTCAACAACGTGATGACGCCGGTGCTACTCAACAACATCTTCTCATCTCTGGAGGGCCGAATTGAGCCAG ACCAGTACATCATCCTGGGAGCTCAGAGGGACTCGCTGGGTCCAGGAGCCGTGAAGTCCGGAGTGGGAACAGCGATCCTTCTGGAACTGGCCCGAACGTTCTCTGCCATGGTGAAGAGCGGTAAGACTCACCTGAAGACAG gttTCAGTCCCAGACGGagtttgctgtttgtcagcTGGGATGCTGGAGATTTTGGGAACGTTGGAGCGACTGAGTGGCTGGAG GGTTACCTGTCCATGCTGCACCTGAAGGCTGTGGCCTACTTCAGTCTGGACCAGGCTGTCATGG gtgaTGATGTCCTGTCTGCCTACAGCAGCCCTCTGCTGGTCGACCTGTTGGACGCAGCCATCAGACAG gtggagcATCCGAAACACGCAGGTCAGACGATCCACAGCCAGgcggagagggagggaggcagctgGAGGAT CATGAAGCCGCTGTACCTGAACAGTGGAGCCTACACCTTCACGGCCTTCGCAGGAGTCCCGGCTGTGGAGCTCAGATTCACTGAG GAGCGACCTTACCCATTTGTCAACACACCAATGGACAGCACCTCCAGACTACAGGAAGTGCTGGGGGGTCGTCTGGGGATCACGGGGCGGAGCTTAGGTCAGCTGGTGGGGGAGATGGTGCTGCGATTGGCCCACGACCACATCCTGCCTCTACGCATCACTTCGTATGCTAAGACGGTGCTGCAGTTCAGCGCTCAGCTCATCAAACactctgctgagctgcag AGG tttgtCTCCTCAGTGGGTCTTCAGTGCCAGAGGAGATTACAGTCGAGCAGCTGA
- the LOC124054576 gene encoding transferrin receptor protein 2-like isoform X2, which produces MVTLLSLQAPSVGEEKEQVGGAQRLELRLVTSEAEEEAELSSDITALMQQYHHGYRKACVFLCVCGVVVFTTAFLLAYAVFGGRCHGSQVEGQEEDEQQPPAGGGAGLYLGDLRVMMRRLLQDEDIHNTVSRVSRASHPPGSAEGMALASEVLQRFRQLQMDHTWTESLYATLQFPHRSQKSSLWLVDSAGLISEQIPLNPSDFCPYSATGSTTGGVVFANYGRPQDFNWLRSAGVSVVGCVVVMRVGGGVSFAEKVGLAERNGAGGALIYPDPADLPQDPQRLGLNTHTAVSEHVHLGSGDPFTPGFPSFNHTQFPSIQSSGLPLIPVLPVSASVATKLLSQLSGPPCPSSWRSRLPYVCCVVGPDFSSGRRVKMAVNNVMTPVLLNNIFSSLEGRIEPDQYIILGAQRDSLGPGAVKSGVGTAILLELARTFSAMVKSGFSPRRSLLFVSWDAGDFGNVGATEWLEGYLSMLHLKAVAYFSLDQAVMGDDVLSAYSSPLLVDLLDAAIRQVEHPKHAGQTIHSQAEREGGSWRIMKPLYLNSGAYTFTAFAGVPAVELRFTEERPYPFVNTPMDSTSRLQEVLGGRLGITGRSLGQLVGEMVLRLAHDHILPLRITSYAKTVLQFSAQLIKHSAELQWVFSARGDYSRAAEMLQRAIDYSDLQEPTTARFYNTRIMRVQILQTWLLMIRRNN; this is translated from the exons ATGGTTACACTGCTCTCCCTCCAGGCTCCCTCAGTGggtgaagagaaagaacaggTGGGAGGAGCTCAGAGGCTGGAGCTCAGGCTTGTGACAtcagaggctgaggaggaggcggagctgagcagtgacatcacagcgTTGATGCAGCAGTATCACCATGGTTACCGGAAGGCCTgcgtgttcctgtgtgtgtgtggagtcgTAGTCTTCAccacag CGTTCCTACTGGCCTACGCTGTGTTTGGTGGGCGGTGCCACGGCTCCCAGGtggaggggcaggaggaggatgagcagCAACCACCTGCAGGCGGGGGGGCGGGGCTTTACCTGGGTGATCTGAGAGTGATGATGAGGAGGCTTCTGCAGGATGAAGACATCCACAACACAGTCAG tcgGGTCAGCAGAGCGAGTCATCCTCCAGGCTCCGCTGAGGGGATGGCGCTGGCCTCCGAGGTCCTCCAGCGCttcagacagctgcagatggACCACACCTGGACCGAGTCACTGTACGCCACGCTGCAGTTCCCCCACAG gtcTCAGAAGAGCTCTCTGTGGCTGGTGGACTCTGCAGGACTGATCTCAGAGCAGATTCCTCTGAACCCATCTGACTTCTGTCCATACAGCGCCACAGGAAGTACCACG gggGGCGTGGTCTTCGCCAATTACGGCCGCCCACAGGATTTTAATTGGCTGAGGAGTGCAGGTGTGTCTGTGGTTGGCTGTGTGGTGGTGATGCGTGTTGGGGGCGGGGTTAGTTTCGCTGAGAAGGTCGGATTGGCTGAGAGGAACGGAGCGGGCGGAGCTTTGATCTACCCCGACCCCGCCGACCTGCCACAGGACCCCCAACGCCTCGGACTCAACACACACACCGCCGTGTCTgaacat GTCCACTTGGGGTCAGGTGACCCCTTCACCCCTGGCTTCCCTTCCTTCAACCATACTCAGTTCCCGTCCATCCAGTCCTCCGGGCTGCCACTCATTCCAGTCCTGCCAGTCAGTGCATCTGTAGCCACCAAGCTGCTCAG CCAGCTGTCAGGTCCGCCCTGTCCTTCGTCGTGGCGGAGTCGGCTGCCATATGTGTGCTGCGTGGTCGGCCCAGACTTCAGCTCTGGACGCAGAGTCAAGATGGCGGTCAACAACGTGATGACGCCGGTGCTACTCAACAACATCTTCTCATCTCTGGAGGGCCGAATTGAGCCAG ACCAGTACATCATCCTGGGAGCTCAGAGGGACTCGCTGGGTCCAGGAGCCGTGAAGTCCGGAGTGGGAACAGCGATCCTTCTGGAACTGGCCCGAACGTTCTCTGCCATGGTGAAGAGCG gttTCAGTCCCAGACGGagtttgctgtttgtcagcTGGGATGCTGGAGATTTTGGGAACGTTGGAGCGACTGAGTGGCTGGAG GGTTACCTGTCCATGCTGCACCTGAAGGCTGTGGCCTACTTCAGTCTGGACCAGGCTGTCATGG gtgaTGATGTCCTGTCTGCCTACAGCAGCCCTCTGCTGGTCGACCTGTTGGACGCAGCCATCAGACAG gtggagcATCCGAAACACGCAGGTCAGACGATCCACAGCCAGgcggagagggagggaggcagctgGAGGAT CATGAAGCCGCTGTACCTGAACAGTGGAGCCTACACCTTCACGGCCTTCGCAGGAGTCCCGGCTGTGGAGCTCAGATTCACTGAG GAGCGACCTTACCCATTTGTCAACACACCAATGGACAGCACCTCCAGACTACAGGAAGTGCTGGGGGGTCGTCTGGGGATCACGGGGCGGAGCTTAGGTCAGCTGGTGGGGGAGATGGTGCTGCGATTGGCCCACGACCACATCCTGCCTCTACGCATCACTTCGTATGCTAAGACGGTGCTGCAGTTCAGCGCTCAGCTCATCAAACactctgctgagctgcag TGGGTCTTCAGTGCCAGAGGAGATTACAGTCGAGCAGCTGAGATGCTGCAGAGAGCCATCGACTACAGCGACCTGCAGGAGCCGACGACCGCACGCTTCTACAACACCCGCATCATGAGG
- the LOC124054584 gene encoding H-2 class II histocompatibility antigen, E-S beta chain-like, with product MASAFISFSLLFISLWTADGFLNYAVNRCVFNSTELKDIEYIYSAYFNKVELARFSSSLDKFVGYTEYGMKNAESWNNNPSVLAQRRGEKERYCHHNIGNWYNNIVSKSAMPYVRLRSVTPPGGKHVAMLVCSVFDFYPKHIKVFWLRDGQEVTSDVTSTDELADADWYYQIHSHLEYTPRSGEKISCVVEHASLKQPLVTDWDPSMPESERNKIAIGASGLILGLILSLAGFIYYKTKARGRILVPTN from the exons ATGGCTTCAGCCTTCATCagcttctccctcctcttcatcagcctCTGGACGGCAG atgGATTTTTGAATTATGCAGTCAATCGCTGTGTGTTTAACTCCACTGAGCTGAAGGACATCGAGTACATCTACTCTGCTTACTTCAACAAAGTGGAGCTGGCCAGgttcagcagcagtttggatAAGTTTGTTGGCTACACTGAGTACGGCATGAAGAACGCAGAAAGCTGGAACAACAATCCTTCAGTACTGGCTCAGAGGAGAGGTGAGAAGGAGAGGTACTGCCACCACAACATTGGGAACTGGTACAACAACATTGTGTCAAAGTCTg CGATGCCCTACGTCAGGCTGCGGTCTGtgacgccccctggtggtaaACATGTGGCCATGTTGGTCTGCAGCGTCTTCGACTTCTACCCCAAACACATCAAAGTGTTCTGGCTCAGAGACGGACAGGAAGTCACCTCTGATGTCACGTCCACTGATGAGCTGGCAGACGCTGATTGGTATTACCAGATCCACTCTCACCTGGAGTACACGCCCAG GTCTGGAGAGAAGATCTCCTGTGTGGTGGAGCACGCCAGCCTGAAGCAACCTCTGGTGACTGACTGGG ACCCGTCCATGCCCGAGTCAGAGAGGAACAAGATCGCCATCGGAGCCTCAGGACTGATCCTGGGTCTGATCTTATCTCTGGCTGGATTCATCTACTACAAGACAAAGGCCCGAG GTCGGATTCTGGTTCCCACTAACTG a
- the LOC124054576 gene encoding transferrin receptor protein 2-like isoform X1, which yields MVTLLSLQAPSVGEEKEQVGGAQRLELRLVTSEAEEEAELSSDITALMQQYHHGYRKACVFLCVCGVVVFTTAFLLAYAVFGGRCHGSQVEGQEEDEQQPPAGGGAGLYLGDLRVMMRRLLQDEDIHNTVSRVSRASHPPGSAEGMALASEVLQRFRQLQMDHTWTESLYATLQFPHRSQKSSLWLVDSAGLISEQIPLNPSDFCPYSATGSTTGGVVFANYGRPQDFNWLRSAGVSVVGCVVVMRVGGGVSFAEKVGLAERNGAGGALIYPDPADLPQDPQRLGLNTHTAVSEHVHLGSGDPFTPGFPSFNHTQFPSIQSSGLPLIPVLPVSASVATKLLSQLSGPPCPSSWRSRLPYVCCVVGPDFSSGRRVKMAVNNVMTPVLLNNIFSSLEGRIEPDQYIILGAQRDSLGPGAVKSGVGTAILLELARTFSAMVKSGKTHLKTGFSPRRSLLFVSWDAGDFGNVGATEWLEGYLSMLHLKAVAYFSLDQAVMGDDVLSAYSSPLLVDLLDAAIRQVEHPKHAGQTIHSQAEREGGSWRIMKPLYLNSGAYTFTAFAGVPAVELRFTEERPYPFVNTPMDSTSRLQEVLGGRLGITGRSLGQLVGEMVLRLAHDHILPLRITSYAKTVLQFSAQLIKHSAELQWVFSARGDYSRAAEMLQRAIDYSDLQEPTTARFYNTRIMRVQILQTWLLMIRRNN from the exons ATGGTTACACTGCTCTCCCTCCAGGCTCCCTCAGTGggtgaagagaaagaacaggTGGGAGGAGCTCAGAGGCTGGAGCTCAGGCTTGTGACAtcagaggctgaggaggaggcggagctgagcagtgacatcacagcgTTGATGCAGCAGTATCACCATGGTTACCGGAAGGCCTgcgtgttcctgtgtgtgtgtggagtcgTAGTCTTCAccacag CGTTCCTACTGGCCTACGCTGTGTTTGGTGGGCGGTGCCACGGCTCCCAGGtggaggggcaggaggaggatgagcagCAACCACCTGCAGGCGGGGGGGCGGGGCTTTACCTGGGTGATCTGAGAGTGATGATGAGGAGGCTTCTGCAGGATGAAGACATCCACAACACAGTCAG tcgGGTCAGCAGAGCGAGTCATCCTCCAGGCTCCGCTGAGGGGATGGCGCTGGCCTCCGAGGTCCTCCAGCGCttcagacagctgcagatggACCACACCTGGACCGAGTCACTGTACGCCACGCTGCAGTTCCCCCACAG gtcTCAGAAGAGCTCTCTGTGGCTGGTGGACTCTGCAGGACTGATCTCAGAGCAGATTCCTCTGAACCCATCTGACTTCTGTCCATACAGCGCCACAGGAAGTACCACG gggGGCGTGGTCTTCGCCAATTACGGCCGCCCACAGGATTTTAATTGGCTGAGGAGTGCAGGTGTGTCTGTGGTTGGCTGTGTGGTGGTGATGCGTGTTGGGGGCGGGGTTAGTTTCGCTGAGAAGGTCGGATTGGCTGAGAGGAACGGAGCGGGCGGAGCTTTGATCTACCCCGACCCCGCCGACCTGCCACAGGACCCCCAACGCCTCGGACTCAACACACACACCGCCGTGTCTgaacat GTCCACTTGGGGTCAGGTGACCCCTTCACCCCTGGCTTCCCTTCCTTCAACCATACTCAGTTCCCGTCCATCCAGTCCTCCGGGCTGCCACTCATTCCAGTCCTGCCAGTCAGTGCATCTGTAGCCACCAAGCTGCTCAG CCAGCTGTCAGGTCCGCCCTGTCCTTCGTCGTGGCGGAGTCGGCTGCCATATGTGTGCTGCGTGGTCGGCCCAGACTTCAGCTCTGGACGCAGAGTCAAGATGGCGGTCAACAACGTGATGACGCCGGTGCTACTCAACAACATCTTCTCATCTCTGGAGGGCCGAATTGAGCCAG ACCAGTACATCATCCTGGGAGCTCAGAGGGACTCGCTGGGTCCAGGAGCCGTGAAGTCCGGAGTGGGAACAGCGATCCTTCTGGAACTGGCCCGAACGTTCTCTGCCATGGTGAAGAGCGGTAAGACTCACCTGAAGACAG gttTCAGTCCCAGACGGagtttgctgtttgtcagcTGGGATGCTGGAGATTTTGGGAACGTTGGAGCGACTGAGTGGCTGGAG GGTTACCTGTCCATGCTGCACCTGAAGGCTGTGGCCTACTTCAGTCTGGACCAGGCTGTCATGG gtgaTGATGTCCTGTCTGCCTACAGCAGCCCTCTGCTGGTCGACCTGTTGGACGCAGCCATCAGACAG gtggagcATCCGAAACACGCAGGTCAGACGATCCACAGCCAGgcggagagggagggaggcagctgGAGGAT CATGAAGCCGCTGTACCTGAACAGTGGAGCCTACACCTTCACGGCCTTCGCAGGAGTCCCGGCTGTGGAGCTCAGATTCACTGAG GAGCGACCTTACCCATTTGTCAACACACCAATGGACAGCACCTCCAGACTACAGGAAGTGCTGGGGGGTCGTCTGGGGATCACGGGGCGGAGCTTAGGTCAGCTGGTGGGGGAGATGGTGCTGCGATTGGCCCACGACCACATCCTGCCTCTACGCATCACTTCGTATGCTAAGACGGTGCTGCAGTTCAGCGCTCAGCTCATCAAACactctgctgagctgcag TGGGTCTTCAGTGCCAGAGGAGATTACAGTCGAGCAGCTGAGATGCTGCAGAGAGCCATCGACTACAGCGACCTGCAGGAGCCGACGACCGCACGCTTCTACAACACCCGCATCATGAGG